The Novosphingobium kaempferiae genome includes a window with the following:
- a CDS encoding NAD(P)/FAD-dependent oxidoreductase, whose amino-acid sequence MTQYDAIVLGAGAAGLFCAATAGQRGRRVLLLDHAAEAGKKIVISGGGRCNFTNVHTAPDRYLSSNPHFAKSALSRYTAADFLALVESYGIAWHEKTLGQLFCDGSARQIVAMLLEECAKGAVDVRCGAALGDIDHADGLYRVQYGDTGGDTVASAPALVIATGGPSIPKMGATGFAYDLARKFGLKIVQPRPALVPLTLPGDEALFRELSGVSTEIVARCGKAAFREAALFTHRGLSGPAILQISSYWKRGDTVTAQFLPDRADGWLRELKRERPRLSFRKALGDGLPDRLAEALCERLALEGELGALTDKALGAAEARLARWPFLPDGSEGFAKAEVTAGGIDTAELSSKTMEAKRAPGLYAIGEAVDVTGWLGGYNFQWAWASARAAGLAI is encoded by the coding sequence ATGACGCAATACGACGCCATCGTCCTCGGCGCCGGGGCTGCCGGGCTGTTCTGCGCCGCCACCGCAGGGCAGCGCGGCAGGCGGGTGCTGCTGCTCGACCATGCGGCGGAAGCGGGCAAGAAGATCGTCATTTCGGGCGGCGGGCGGTGCAACTTCACCAATGTGCACACCGCGCCCGACCGTTACCTGTCCAGCAACCCGCACTTCGCCAAGTCGGCGCTCAGCCGCTACACGGCGGCGGATTTCCTCGCACTTGTCGAAAGCTACGGCATCGCCTGGCATGAAAAGACGTTGGGCCAGCTGTTCTGTGACGGTTCCGCGCGGCAGATCGTGGCGATGCTGCTGGAGGAATGCGCCAAGGGCGCCGTCGACGTGCGCTGCGGCGCGGCGCTGGGCGATATCGACCATGCGGACGGTCTCTACCGCGTCCAATATGGCGACACTGGGGGCGATACGGTGGCGAGCGCGCCCGCGCTGGTGATCGCTACCGGCGGGCCGTCGATCCCCAAGATGGGCGCGACCGGGTTCGCCTATGATCTGGCGCGCAAGTTCGGGCTCAAGATCGTCCAGCCGCGCCCCGCGCTGGTGCCGCTGACGCTGCCGGGCGACGAGGCGCTGTTCCGCGAACTCTCGGGCGTCTCCACCGAGATCGTGGCGCGTTGTGGTAAAGCGGCATTCCGCGAGGCGGCGCTGTTCACGCATCGCGGGCTCTCCGGCCCGGCGATCCTCCAGATTTCGAGCTACTGGAAGCGCGGCGACACCGTGACCGCGCAGTTCCTGCCCGACCGCGCCGATGGCTGGCTGCGCGAACTCAAGCGCGAACGCCCGCGCCTCTCGTTCCGCAAGGCGCTGGGCGACGGATTGCCCGACCGACTGGCCGAGGCGCTGTGCGAACGGCTGGCGCTGGAGGGCGAACTCGGCGCGCTGACCGACAAGGCGCTGGGCGCTGCGGAAGCGCGACTGGCGCGCTGGCCGTTCCTGCCCGACGGCTCGGAAGGGTTCGCCAAGGCGGAAGTCACCGCGGGCGGCATCGACACCGCCGAACTCTCGTCCAAGACCATGGAAGCGAAGCGCGCGCCGGGGCTCTACGCCATCGGCGAGGCGGTGGACGTCACCGGCTGGCTCGGCGGGTACAACTTCCAGTGGGCCTGGGCGAGCGCCCGCGCGGCAGGGCTGGCGATCTAG
- a CDS encoding NAD(P)/FAD-dependent oxidoreductase has product MLRLTDLALPLDHTAADLDAAVVQRLAIAPADLERVTVFRRGNDARRKNAIKLVYALDVTVKDEAEVLARFADDQHVRPTPDIAYKFPVRAPEGWSGPRPVVIGAGPCGLLAALILAQMGLKPIIVERGKAVRERTKDTWGLWRRSELNPESNVQFGEGGAGTFSDGKLYSRIKDPRHLGRKVLTEFVKAGAPEDILTEAHPHIGTFRLVTMVMSMRETIEQLGGEYRFGTRVDDFEIVEEAGERRLKGLHLSTGEFLPAEHVIMAVGHSARDTFEVLLNRGVSIEAKPFAIGVRIEHPQSWVDKARYGACAGNPILGAAAYALSHKATNGRTVYSFCMCPGGRVVAAASEEGGVVTNGMSQYSRAEFNANSGLVVDISPERDFPGHPLAGIDLQRKFEKLAYVAGGSNYRAPGQKVSDFMAGRPSTEFGEVNPSYQPGVHLTDLAECLPDFVVEAIREALPVFGRQVPGYDHPDVIMTGVETRSSSPVRIGRGKDCQSLNTRGLYPAGEGAGYAGGILSAAVDGIRVAEALALELVGRE; this is encoded by the coding sequence CGCTCGACCATACCGCCGCCGACCTCGACGCGGCGGTGGTGCAGCGGCTCGCCATCGCCCCCGCCGACCTCGAGCGCGTGACCGTGTTCCGCCGCGGCAACGACGCGCGGCGCAAGAACGCGATCAAGCTGGTCTACGCGCTCGACGTCACGGTGAAGGACGAGGCCGAGGTGCTCGCCCGCTTCGCCGACGATCAGCACGTCCGCCCGACCCCGGACATCGCCTACAAGTTTCCCGTCCGCGCGCCCGAGGGCTGGTCCGGCCCGCGTCCGGTGGTGATCGGGGCGGGGCCGTGCGGGCTGCTGGCGGCGCTGATCCTCGCGCAGATGGGCCTGAAGCCCATCATCGTCGAGCGTGGCAAGGCCGTGCGCGAACGCACCAAGGACACTTGGGGCCTGTGGCGCCGATCCGAGCTGAACCCGGAAAGCAACGTCCAGTTCGGCGAGGGCGGGGCGGGCACGTTCTCCGACGGCAAGCTTTACAGCCGCATCAAGGATCCGCGCCACCTTGGCCGTAAGGTGCTGACCGAGTTCGTGAAGGCGGGCGCACCCGAAGACATCCTGACCGAAGCGCATCCGCACATCGGCACCTTCCGCCTCGTCACGATGGTCATGTCCATGCGCGAGACGATCGAGCAGCTGGGCGGCGAGTACCGCTTCGGCACCCGCGTCGACGACTTCGAGATCGTCGAGGAAGCGGGGGAACGGCGCCTCAAGGGTCTGCACCTGTCGACCGGCGAGTTCCTGCCCGCCGAGCACGTCATCATGGCGGTCGGTCACTCCGCACGCGACACCTTCGAGGTGCTGCTCAACCGGGGCGTCAGCATCGAGGCCAAGCCCTTCGCCATCGGCGTGCGCATCGAGCATCCGCAAAGTTGGGTGGACAAGGCGCGCTACGGCGCCTGCGCGGGCAACCCGATCCTGGGCGCGGCGGCCTATGCGCTGTCGCATAAGGCCACCAACGGGCGCACCGTCTATTCGTTCTGCATGTGCCCGGGCGGCCGCGTCGTCGCGGCGGCGAGCGAGGAGGGCGGCGTCGTCACCAACGGCATGAGCCAGTATTCGCGCGCCGAGTTCAACGCCAACTCCGGCCTCGTCGTCGACATCAGCCCGGAGCGCGATTTCCCCGGCCACCCGCTGGCGGGCATCGACCTGCAGCGCAAGTTCGAGAAGCTGGCCTATGTCGCGGGCGGATCGAACTACCGGGCGCCGGGCCAGAAGGTTTCGGACTTCATGGCCGGTCGCCCGTCCACCGAATTCGGCGAAGTGAACCCCAGCTACCAGCCCGGCGTCCACCTGACCGACCTTGCTGAATGCCTCCCCGACTTCGTGGTCGAGGCGATCCGCGAGGCGCTGCCGGTGTTCGGGCGGCAGGTGCCCGGCTACGACCACCCCGACGTCATCATGACCGGCGTCGAGACGCGGTCGTCCTCGCCCGTGCGCATCGGGCGCGGCAAGGACTGCCAGAGCCTGAACACGCGCGGCCTCTACCCGGCGGGCGAGGGCGCGGGCTATGCGGGCGGCATCCTCTCCGCCGCCGTCGACGGCATCCGGGTGGCCGAGGCGCTGGCGCTGGAACTGGTCGGCAGGGAATAA